The following proteins are co-located in the Psilocybe cubensis strain MGC-MH-2018 chromosome 5, whole genome shotgun sequence genome:
- a CDS encoding Casein kinase II subunit beta-2: MSLSHFSGGSIHRIRFRLLQWISWFLSSKGNEYFCEVDEDFILDRFNLTGLNNEVANYAQALDLITDSLDDDIQDELRGSLDVQARLLYGLIHARWIVTARGLTKMLDKYKRADFGRCPRVLCSSHPLLPVGLTDIPYEKSVKLFCGRCEDLYSPKSSRHGSIDGAYFGTTFPHLLFLVYPTLIPSKDGDAAGGAGGAGGVGGTVGADGRSRRRLREEPDAVAVSAAVATEGGGEGIRTANAAMKAERYRPRIYGFQLNETAKLQRWQEAIRDRQIARLEALEDKAP, encoded by the exons ATGTCGCTATCACACTTTAGTGGAGGAAGCATCCACAGGATCAGATTCCGATTACTCCAG TGGATCTCATGGTTCCTATCGTCTAAAGGCAACGAGTACTTTTGCGAGGTCGATGAAGACTTTATCCTCGACCGATTCAACCTCACAGGATTAAATAACGAGGTCGCGAACTATGCTCAGGCTCTGGATCTTATTACGGATTCTCTTG ACGACGATATCCAAGATGAACTACGAGGCTCGCTCGACGTGCAAGCACGGCTGCTCTACGGGCTCATTCACGCCCGGTGGATCGTCACAGCACGAGGGCTCACCAAAATG CTGGACAAATACAAACGCGCCGACTTTGGACGCTGCCCGCGCGTGCTGTGCTCCTCCCATCCCCTCCTCCCCGTTGGGCTGACCGACATTCCATACGAGAAAAGCGTGAAGCTGTTTTGCGGCCGATGTGAAGACCTATACTCGCCCAAGTCATCGCGACATGGCAGCATCGACGGCGCGTACTTTGGGACAACCTTCCCGCACCTTCTGTTCCTCGTGTATCCTACACTTATTCCATCAAAGGATGGCGATGCAGCGGGAGGTGCAGGAGGTGCAGGAGGTGTCGGTGGGACAGTAGGTGCGGATGGGCGGAGCAGGCGTAGGTTAAGGGAGGAACCGGATGCGGTGGCTGTCTCTGCTGCTGTGGCGACAGAAGGCGGTGGAGAAGGGATTAGGACGGCGAATGCTGCTATGAAAGCGGAGCGCTACCGCCCCAGGATATATGGCTTCCAGCTCAACGAGACCGCCAAACTGCAGAGGTGGCAAGAGGCGATCCGCGACAG ACAAATTGCCCGGTTGGAGGCTTTGGAGGATAAGGCACCATAG
- a CDS encoding Putative bifunctional amine oxidase (Putative bifunctional amine oxidase DDB_G0291301), translating to MPTSFHSKVAQHIVELELEKLRKRNPSLGYHQDKDKVSWEMLIDRGAHPRKRVPVPDSESLAQVSQAAHGVDPLFPDELPSSLPRSPVTTPETGLPGHKSPADLPRLPEVGITEPVAIIGAGVAGLRIAMMLKHLGIPYRVMEASERYGGRVFTYHFKKQDGEAESTQNYFDVGAMRFPDNAVNARTFELFEELDIKAGGGTGGKLVPYHLGTDDNIMLFNGRRGPAAFFEWVFNILLFLDIKKTVGEMSKNPLEDHFHDGVRNGGTVPDDYINRTYVKPNGDKLYGIDALLGAAWEPYKFLLAKDYKLGWEILMQHDSRSSRAHLLDIMRYPPEVVQWMETRDSGTNAYDDAFTESIIDSLEFDYPTGYDGQGEPGEVNWWCIEGGTEVLTKAMYKSLGIQPFVQTSQRVTAVYKNKPTTPDEKTTMGVIIQGLAELVPTKYSHVVSTIPLSCLRGVDLSRCELDYAQKTALRSLKYGTGVKVGIKFKTRWWQGQNFKKQGGSSKTDRQSRVVVYPSYGVDGPADTPGVLIATYTWNQDAFRFGSLIDPKDWGNSDDLHSASLDPNRQPSPSEAILLQHIYEDLAEIHGETAGWYREQTLDYYAYDWYHNQYSMGGYAFFNAGQFSDLYLHITKPASDGYLHFGGEAASSHHAWVAGALDSAWRCVWEILAKDGTPEQKKKFRKKYGASKEFDNIETAALQYYRGIYANSLEKADGNHGLFHFPGE from the exons ATGCCTACTTCTTTCCACAGCAAAGTTGCACAGCACATCGTCGAGCTCGAACTCGAGAAACTCAGGAAGCGGAACCCGTCCTTGGGATACCAtcaggacaaggacaaggtaTCCTGGGAGATGTTGATTGATCGCGGTGCCCACCCCCGCAAGCGCGTGCCCGTGCCGGACTCGGAGAGCCTAGCACAAGTCTCACAAGCCGCTCATGGGGTAGACCCTCTCTTCCCCGACGAACTGCCCTCCAGCCTCCCCCGCTCACCCGTAACAACACCGGAGACTGGCTTGCCAGGGCATAAATCGCCCGCCGACTTGCCGCGGCTGCCAGAAGTGGGTATCACAGAGCCCGTCGCGATCATCGGCGCCGGCGTTGCCGGTCTGCGCATCGCGATGATGCTCAAGCACCTCGGCATCCCATATCGCGTGATGGAGGCGAGCGAGCGCTACGGCGGGCGCGTATTCACGTACCACTTCAAGAAACAGGATGGCGAGGCGGAGAGCACGCAGAACTACTTTGATGTAGGTGCGATGCGCTTCCCCGATAATGCTGTCAATGCCCGGACGTTTGAGCTCTTTGAGGAACTGGATATCAAGGCTGGGGGAGGAACGGGGGGAAAGCTGGTGCCGTACCATTTGGGCACGGATGATAATATTATGTTGTTCAATGGTAGGAGAGGTCCTGCTGCATTTTTTGAATGGGTGTTTAATATTCTCCTATTTCTAGATATCAAGAAGACAGTAGGAGAAATGTCTAAAAACCCCTTGGAGGATCACTTCCATGACGGCGTACGCAATGGCGGTACT GTTCCCGACGATTATATCAACAGAACATACGTTAAACCCAACGGGGACAAACTCTACGGCATTGACGCGCTGCTTGGGGCTGCTTGGGAACCGTACAAATTCCTGCTTGCGAAAGATTACAAGCTGGGATGGGAGATCCTCATGCAACACGATTCGCGCTCCAGTAGAGCACACCTTCTGGACATTATGCGATACCCACCCGAGGTTGTCCAGTGGATGGAGACAAGGGACAGTGGAACAAATGCATACGATGATGCCTTCACAGAG AGCATTATTGATTCGTTGGAGTTCGATTATCCAACGGGGTATGACGGACAAGGCGAACCCGGCGAGGTCAACTGGTGGTGCATCGAAGGTGGCACTGAGGTCCTCACCAAGGCGATGTATAAATCGCTTGGTATCCAGCCTTTTGTCCAGACATCACAGCGAGTAACGGCCGTGTACAAGAATAAGCCCACCACACCCGACGAGAAGACGACGATGGGAGTAATCATCCAGGGCCTGGCGGAGCTCGTGCCAACAAAGTATTCTCATGTAGTATCGACAATCCCACTGTCGTGCCTCCGCGGTGTCGACCTTAGCCGCTGCGAGTTAGATTACGCCCAGAAGACAGCTCTGCGCTCTCTAAAGTATGGAACGGGTGTCAAAGTTGGCATCAAGTTCAAAACGCGCTGGTGGCAAGGCCAAAATTTCAAAAAACAGGGCGGGTCTAGCAAAACCGATAGACAAAGTCGTGTAGTGGTCTACCCTAGCTATGGCGTTGATGGCCCCGCAGACACTCCTGGCGTGTTAATTGCAACTTATACCTG GAATCAAGACGCTTTCCGCTTCGGTTCACTCATTGACCCGAAGGACTGGGGCAACAGCGATGACCTCCACTCCGCCTCCCTTGACCCAAACCGCCAACCGAGTCCTTCTGAAGCGATTTTGCTCCAACATATTTACGAAGACCTGGCTGAGATCCACGGCGAAACCGCCGGGTGGTACCGAGAGCAAACACTTGACTATTACGCCTACGATTGGTACCACAACCAATACAGCATGGGAGGCTACGCGTTCTTTAATGCCGGACAATTCAGCGACCTCTACCTCCATATCACCAAACCCGCTTCTGATGGCTACCTCCACTTTGGTGGGGAGGCGGCAAGCAGCCACCATGCCTGGGTGGCGGGTGCGCTCGACTCTGCTTGGAGGTGCGTGTGGGAGATCCTCGCCAAAGATGGAACCCCggagcagaagaagaagttcAGAAAGAAGTATGGTGCGAGCAAGGAGTTTGATAATATTGAAACTGCCGCACTGCAGTATTACAGAGGCATCTATGCAAACTCTTTGGAGAAAGCTGACGGAAATCATGGTCTTTTCCACTTCCCTGGAGAGTAA
- a CDS encoding Putative pyruvate decarboxylase C3G9.11c, with translation MITIAEYILTRLRQLGVQHMFGVPGELNLAFSDIIEDHTEYNIKWVGGCNELNSAYAADGYARVKQSLGVLLTIFGPGELSAMNGYAGAASEDVPLLHIVGVPSTIQQKNQTLVDHTLGDGRYDDFSRAARQMAYPQAIIDKKEEAASKIDRILIECISNSRPGYLALPTDLVTQEISSDSLQFPLSRYVAQNDPAAEKFVVDRISHLFGQSMAQGEEAVVLVDLGAIRHDVVKEVYDLVNRTGFPVFCTPMAKTAIDETYERYGGVYWGSILSRPEVKEKVENANIVLSIGSFISDFNMGNFNYNIQTSRLIELQHDRTNIQGTMFPGVGMKQLIPKLANQLHHICNEISKTAVAKYVNIVPQESDDAITNAWLWPRFGEFFKENDIILAETGSPQYGIIDIPLPKGSVLLSQMRWASIGWTVGATLGACLAASESTTPRRSILLVGDGSLQMTVQELSSIIRAGLKPIIFVFNNHGYTTERMLHRESTQKKYPDLALWDYAGLLKVLGDLDGTRSRSYKAHTKQELSALLNDEKFGKGDTYIELVEIFLDKLDAPYALTNWPKAGTAPARRSRA, from the exons ATGATCACTATCGCTGAGTACATATTAACCCGGCTCAGGCAACTAGGCGTCCAG CACATGTTCGGAGTCCCCGGAGAACTCAACCTGGCTTTCTCT GACATCATTGAGGATCATACAGAATACAACATCAAGTGGGTTGGAGGCTG TAATGAACTTAACTCGGCATATGCTGCAGACGGATATGCAAGAGTGAAGCAGTCCCTCGGCGTACTTTTGACAAT TTTTGGCCCTGGAGAACTCTCTGCCATGAACGGCTATGCAGGAG CTGCTTCGGAGGATGTTCCTTTGCTTCATATTGTTGGCGTACCCAGCACGATTCAGCAAAAAAATCAGACTTTAGTCGACCATACGTTGGGTGATGGAAG ATATGATGATTTTAGCAGAGCCGCCCGGCAGATGGCGTATCCTCAGGCGATTATTgacaagaaagaagaagcagCCTCGAAAATCGACCGAATTCTCATTGAATGCATTTCAAAT TCCCGTCCAGGATATCTCGCATTACCTACTGATCTTGTAACACAAGAAATTTCATCCGACTCGCTACAATTTCCATTGAGTCGATATGTTGCTCAGAACGACCCCGCAGCGGAAAAATTCGTTGTGGACCGAATCTCCCACCTTTTTGGTCAGTCCATGGCGCAAGGAGAGGAAGCAGTGGTCCTCGTAGACTTGGGTGCTATCCGGCACGATGTTGTCAAGGAAGTATACGATTTGGTGAATAGAACAGGGTTCCCTGTCTTCTGTACTCCCATGGCAAAGACCGCTATTGACGAAACCTATGAGCGTTATGGAGGT GTATACTGGGGCTCAATCCTGTCTAGGCCGGAGGTCAAGGAGAAAGTCGAGAACGCGAACATCGTCTTATCAATTGGATCTTTTATATCAGACTTCAACATGGGTAACTTCAACTACAACATTCAGACAAGCCGACTAATTGAG TTGCAACACGATCGTACAAATATCCAAGGCACGATGTTCCCCGGAGTCGGTATGAAGCAGCTCATTCCCAAACTCGCAAACCAGCTCCATCATATCTGCAACGAAATTAGCAAAACAGCCGTCGCAAAGTATGTGAACATAGTACCACAAGAAAGCGACGACGCAATCACAAATGCTTGGTTGTGGCCACGATTCGGCGAATTCTTCAAGGAGAATGACATTATTCTAGCCGAGACTGGTAGTCCTCAGTACGGGATTATTGATATTCCTCTACCTAAGGGGTCTGTTTTGCTGTCTCAGATGCGATGGGCCAGTATTGGGTGGACTGTCG GAGCAACACTTGGTGCATGCTTGGCTGCTTCTGAATCTACTACACCAAGGCGTAGTATTCTTCTAGTAGGCGATGGAAGCTT GCAAATGACCGTTCAGGAATTGTCTTCGATCATTCGTGCAGGTTTAAAACCCATCATCTTTGTATTCAACAACCATGGCTATACCACGGAACGCATGCTGCACAGGGAAAGCACACAAAA GAAATATCCGGACCTCGCGCTCTGGGACTACGCTGGCCTGCTCAAAGTACTTGGTGACTTAGACGGAACTCGATCGCGGTCATACAAAGCTCATACTAAGCAAGAACTTTCTGCGCTCTTGAACGACGAGAAGTTCGGGAAGGGCGACACATACATTGAGCTGGTGGAGATATTCTTGGATAAGCTGGATGCTCCTTACGCTTTGACGAACTGGCCGAAGGCTGGAACAGCGCCTGCGAGGAGATCTAGAGCTTAG